DNA from Rosa rugosa chromosome 6, drRosRugo1.1, whole genome shotgun sequence:
TCCTCCGAGTGATGGCCTGCTATAACAACTTATATGAATGCGTGATCCAATTCGGATGAGCAATAAAATCCATCGCATCTAAGCTAAACAACTCTAAAAAGACAGCCTGATGAATTACCTTCCTGTTCTTTATAGATGGGATCTTGAGCCCTATTCACATTATCAGAACTCCAAACTGATTATATTTGCAATTTTATCTACCGAATTCTACTTGTGAGTTTCATGCCCCCTAGGAACTCATACATGTTCAGTAACATCAAACATGTAGCTGaaataactaaaaaaaaagagtagagATGAAGCCAACGAAGTGAATTTCTCATTGTAAACATGCAAAACCAACATCCGGGATTCTGGGTTTAGGCAAGAATATAATACATGAATCAGAAACATTACAACACCAGTTAGAGAAGAAGGCAGAGGTATATGTGGGAATTGAGAGATGGACCTTTTCTGGTCGTCATGACGGCGACAGACGAAGAAAGAAGGATGGAAGCGGCATGAGGATGTGGTGTTGGAGGATGGACTGTAACTTTGTTTGCATCTCTTGCATATCTTCTCGCCCTCCTCACTCTTTCTCGCCTTCTCCATTTCCATCCCCAACAACGACCACGACCACAACCACAACCAGCAAAGAGACGTCCTTTTTCCTGCGTCGTAACTTGGGCCTTGGGCCTGGGCCTCATATCTTGTTTTGTTCATTGAGCTTTTATTTAGGGCTTCACTGACTTGGGCTTTGAATCAACTGTGGAACAAGAATACTCTAGGTTTTCGACCTTGCCAAGATATTAAGGAGCTTATGCGCGGGTGCCCTCTAAGCCTCTAACCTAGAAATCTTTAGCAAGATAGgttctgttgtttttttttggtctgattaGCAAGATCAGccgtgttcccctggtcagcagctgaccatggggaatatggtcactcaccgtccgattgaaatcggacggttgacagttaagtgatgaaatctgagatgagagctgtcaaccgtccgatttcaatcggacggtgagtgaccatattccccatggtcagctgctgaccaggggaacactaCTGTTAGCAAGATAGGTTCACAAATCAATACTTCACCCAAAACCTGTCATTAGAGACACAATCAACATGAAGAATAGCTTCTCAGATATCTCTTTCAACCATATCTTGAGAAGTACTAATTTCATAGCGAATGCGGCTGTGGAAGTCGGTCATTCATTTGGGATAATGGATTGCCATTAACAACTCTACCAGCATTTAATTTCGATTTGTTTAGTTTTGAATGCCCAAGAGGCTTTTGTTTCTAATTTTGTGATTAGTCTTTTcttatcaaaaagaaaaaaaatcaatactcaacataatttattttattcaataaTATTGCAGGAAAGATATTCCAAAGCTAAACATAAACAACAAATTAAATTTCAGTACTTGTTTCACAACCAAGAGCCTCAGATAATGAATTGCTCGAACAATAATACTACATGAACCACTACTGTGTCATTGACACTAATCCTTCAACACAAGGATTTAAGCCGCTCACCATTTTTAAAGAGATTAAGCCTGCAAAAAACTCGCATACTTGGCACCTAGGAAAAGCCTCTGAATGCATAGCAGGGCATTTTTGGTAACCTCAGCACTCTCATGATTCATCAGTTTCATGACACGCTCCTTGGCCTTGAGGTCAGTTACTATGATTCTTCCAGCCGGATGGTGCTGGACGAACTGTGAGATATCAAAGCAAGCAACAGCCAAAGCCCTCGGATCACTGGATGTGTCCAAAATAGTAATTAGCACTCTTAGAATCTGCAAGAGAAAAATCATGTATTAGTTCAGCAAGCCACCAGATTCTTCTAAAGTCTTTTTGAGATAGTTGACCATCTGCAATTAATTTTAGCTTATCAGTAAACTAATAACGGTACTCATTATGTCAATTGTCAAAGACATGTCCTATGAGTGATACCCCAAGAGTGCCTAGTGAAAAttctaatttttctttcttatgaCGCGAAGAGGCCAAAAATACCTGAAAGTCGTTCTCCTCAAAGTTGGTAATATTGTCACGCCAGAATATTGCATCTTTGTGCATGGGTGACCAGTCAAGATGGCCAAGGAGGACTTCTTGCTTATATTTATCAAAAGAACTTAATTTCTTGATGTTATCCTTCAAACCCTCTTCCAATTGATTTAATCCCTCCAGGAGATCCTACAAGAAACTTCAATTAGCAAATTTAATGTAATACAGGTAAGAAAGGTGAGGAGGGACAAGAGGGAAAGAATTACAGAGGGAACTGGAAAGAGGACGAGGATAAAGAATTAAATGGATGTGGTTAGAAATGATTATGATTAGAAATATTAATCAATGTATAGAAGAACAAAAAGAATGAATAAAGAAGCACTTGATCAATGTGAAGCAGATATGTAAAAATCAGCAGCTGCTAACAACATCCCTTCATTTTACTCAGTCTCACCAAGTAATATTTAAGCTATCAGCACCAGAATAAGCATACAACCTTCTAACTCACCTCATCACTCCATGCTTGTGCTTTCAAACTCTGAACAATTTGAGGCAGTCCAAGGTCCACCATTTGAGCACCAAATGTCCCTTTGGAAAGCAAGTTCCTCAGGGTCAAAACAACAACTCTGACAACCTACCAGAAGTTACCAAACCCatattaattaataattaagaGATGCATATAACATGTATTCCTCTCATAAGACAAACATTGCTCATATTCACAAGGACACGGTTGGCGATGGCAGTGAATGGGTAATGTTTTCTCTCAATAGCTGTTTAACATCAGAAGAATAAACAATGACTACACAGTCCCCTGACTACTGAGTAAGCACAAATTACCCTCCATATGAAAATTCTACCAACCGAAAAGGCAATATCCTCACCTTCTCCTTTGTCGAACTCCTGATAACTTCTATGAGTCGGGGAAGTGTTCTAGACGTAGCCAGGTACTCAATTGCAGGTTCATAATAGGATAGGAGCCAGACACACAGACATGTTTCATACAGTAGCTGTTTCGTACATGGTCAATATTAGATCACGAAGTGAAGACAGTAATATAAAAAGCAAGCGACTAGTTTCATAACTCAAGAGTATCAAAGCTTGCATGACAAGTATGATAGCATGCATTAGGTGCCTATTTGGCCTGCCAACTGACAGAAAATGGGGGACTTGGGTGTAAATAGATGGTTTATTCCTTGTCCAGCAGCTAAAATACAACAATCTTTACCTGCATAGATTGTTGGGTGGAAGCCGGAGAAATTAATGGAACAAGTAACTTCACCCCATCTGCTTGAACAAAAGAAGATCTAACCACAGGTTCCTTTAGTAAGGTTGCAAGGCAATTGATGGCAGTTGGGATGCCACGACTAGGATGGGAGGGCTTCTTCAGCTGCAAATTACAAATAGCATCAGGAACATCGTTTGATAACCAAATATTATCTAATGTAATAACTACCAAGTGATAACTGATTGAATTGGAGGGCTTATTGAATGCATCACACAGTCAATCACGAAGCAAATTGATTACACAGGTATACATTTTAAGTTTTCTACAATACAATATCAGAGCAATAGTTGTTTGATTAAACATTCTTTAAAATCGACTTGTTAAAGAAATAACTATACTTTTCATAGCATCTAAAGAACAACGTATGTGATTCTTAACAACGTGGCCATGCGGTATATTTGAAGTTCCCTTCTATTGTTATAGTAGACAAAGCTGAAAGATATATACATCTTTGTTACTTAAAAGTTAACAGCAAGGTGGACGTTCCCCATGCCAATAACCTTTGACCTAAATGGCAACTCCTCTAATCATATACACAAGGGTGTGTGTAAGGTTGCCAGTTCGATACCCCATGTGCTAACCAACACCGCAACAACTGCTAAAAGATTAAATTTTCCAGGCATCCAAAATGACAAAGGTCATCCAGTTGCATTAAATAGATATGACCTAAAGCTGAAGCATACCTGTGCACAAAGCCATTCTACCAATCCTTTCAACACATCATCAATGGTAGTGATTTTACTCTTTGAATTTGAGGCTTCTCCATTTGCAACAGTTCCTTGGGGTTTAAGCCGGGCACTATATCAACATAGAACGATCAAGACAAGTTTAAGTAGGGAGATCATACAAGAAACTTAGAAAAGTATATTTGATTGCATTTTGTAAAGTATCATGTTTGAAGTACCTCACTATTAAAGCAAGTATCTTACAGCTCTTCTCTTGTATGAACCAATTACCCTTCCAAAGCAATCTGAAAAGAAACCCAATTTTACACTGACCAGAAATATTAACTCAAACTAACGTTGAATTTTCAAATATACACTGACCTTAAGAAAGGCTCATAGACATCTTTATCGACAAGAGAAGTATCATGGAACAATTTTGCTCTTTTTGGGTTGGCTGGGAAGAAAACAAGGAGGTTACTTGTgttgaatcaaaaaaaaaaaaaaaaaaaaaacttgcagaGTTACCTGTAAGCATTTCATCAACTAAAGCAAGGACGTATTCTACTGTTTCTTCCTTGAAAATATCACGTAGAATGCCAACAAACACTTGAACATAAGCTGGGCCATCCTGTCACACAGTTGGAACACCTTATCAACACCATTGCGAGATAAACAAAATCGAAATGCATAAAATTGTAAATCTAAAGAGTGCAAAATGAGAATTGATACATCATCAAGCAACTGTGATCTGTAAGTCTCGGATCTTTTGTCATAACGGCGTAAGAGCTGAAGGCAGGTTCCAGTGATGAGCTTAGTGGTCATGTATTGCTCCCATGGGATGTCTCTTTTCAAAACCTTGATTCAATCAATCATATCATGTCAAGTACACACAAGTCATGTCAATCAGAGTAAAACACAAAATCTGAAGCAAAAACAATTTGAGGGAATAAGAAATCCCCAATTTCGTAATGAGAATGAGGTACCTGCTCAGTGGTGAGCTCAGCATGGTCCATTGCCGTGATCACACAGATTCACCAATTCGAGTACCTACAGATGCAGAAAAATCAGATCATGATTCTGCAAATTGAATCCCAAACTTGGATGGAGGACGGGCTTGGGCTTTACCTCTCTGTCTCTCCCTGTCCCAGTGTGTGTGGCTTCGTCAGGAGTCAGGACTCgggaaagagatgaatgagagAAGGACAACCGCAATATCTCCCCACGTGGGCCAGTCGCATAGCGACACCTGTATGCTCGCTCTGTGCCGTGCTATTGctaaagaggaggaggaggaggagtaatGGGTTGGGCTTTTCATTGAAGGCCCAAAGGAGAAGTTGATGGACAACCAAAACCCACGTAGGTAGCTAGAGCAGCAACTGAGCAAGAAGATGAAAATTAGAAATAACACACGACTTGAATAGATAGAAAGAATATTCAGAGatagaaggagaaggaagaggGAAGAGCTAAAAAAGAATCAtgtctctctcctcttcctttGTTCCCCAGATAATCGGCAGCAGGTCCTCTCCACCAGTCTATTCTCCTGGTTTTCCTCTCCAGCTTCCTCGcgtttctctctttttataccCCTCCTCATCTTTGGGTCCACCACATCTCCATCACAAAGCCACCACAAAGAAGCAACATTCTATGACGACCAGAGGTGCAGATTTTGAGACTGCTGctgatgacgatgaagaagagtACGCATacattgaagatgatgaagaattAGATGCCGACCCTTTTTTGCCTGAGAGATGGGATGTTGTGGGTCTTGGACAAGCCATGGTAATCTCTCATTCTCACTTTTCTAAAtactagcttcttcatctttCTGTGACCCACTGTCGCATAATAATAATGCATGTAATTTCTTTATAGGCCCCCGCCCCCTTTGTTTCACGTAATTCGTTtaaaaactcaaaacaaaagAGAAGCTTATCAACATGGTTCATTGAAATTATTGAGAACAAAGTAAATTAACTAAATTTTAATTCAATTGGCTGAGTGGACAAGAAAAGTTGGATTTTGGTCATGTTTTCAGGTTCCTGATGGAATTAAAATTGTCCCATGCAACCATTTTCCGTAGTAAGCCAAGCCATATGGTTGTACTGGGACTCCCAGTCTGGGAGGTTCACAACTTGTTAtagaagaaatggaaaaaagaaaaacccttAACGCTAGATCCTCAAGTAGCACTCTAATTCTTGTTACAAGATGTTAGGCTTTGTGACTTTCCTAATTCTTGCGCTGCTGATCATGTGTGTTTCTAGGTGGACTTTTCCGGCATGGTTGATGATGAGTTTCTGGGAAAGCTGGATTTAGAAAAGGGAACAAGGAAGCTTGTGAATCACGAAGAGAGAGGTAGAGTCTTGAGAGCAATGGATGGTTGTAGCTATAAGGCTGCTGCTGGTGGGTCCCTTTCCAACAGTCTAGTGGCCTTGGCCAGGCTTGGCAGTACATCCATTGGAGGCTCTCCCTTAAGTGTAGCTATGACAGGGAGTGTAGGGAGTGATCCGTTGGGTGGCTTCTACAGGTCAGTCTCTTCCCCACCCCAAAGGCCTTTCTGTTTAGATGAATGTCACCTTTTCCtttcagttatcaatgaaatattTGCTGTCGCAATCATCACAGAATTGAAGATTGCATCAGTGTGAATTCTAGGATCTGTCTTATGTAATTAAAATGGTTGACATGGTTAACAATTTGAACCAATTG
Protein-coding regions in this window:
- the LOC133715693 gene encoding uncharacterized protein LOC133715693, whose protein sequence is MEMEKARKSEEGEKICKRCKQSYSPSSNTTSSCRFHPSFFVCRRHDDQKRYYELGPEDPPYAAKFYDCCGAEDPEASGCTTSFHVSYDDD
- the LOC133713719 gene encoding V-type proton ATPase subunit H — protein: MDHAELTTEQVLKRDIPWEQYMTTKLITGTCLQLLRRYDKRSETYRSQLLDDDGPAYVQVFVGILRDIFKEETVEYVLALVDEMLTANPKRAKLFHDTSLVDKDVYEPFLRLLWKGNWFIQEKSCKILALIVSARLKPQGTVANGEASNSKSKITTIDDVLKGLVEWLCAQLKKPSHPSRGIPTAINCLATLLKEPVVRSSFVQADGVKLLVPLISPASTQQSMQLLYETCLCVWLLSYYEPAIEYLATSRTLPRLIEVIRSSTKEKVVRVVVLTLRNLLSKGTFGAQMVDLGLPQIVQSLKAQAWSDEDLLEGLNQLEEGLKDNIKKLSSFDKYKQEVLLGHLDWSPMHKDAIFWRDNITNFEENDFQILRVLITILDTSSDPRALAVACFDISQFVQHHPAGRIIVTDLKAKERVMKLMNHESAEVTKNALLCIQRLFLGAKYASFLQA